A part of Syntrophorhabdaceae bacterium genomic DNA contains:
- a CDS encoding GTP-binding protein, with product MAKKKFERTKPHVNIGTIGHIDHGKTTLTSAITRCLA from the coding sequence ATGGCTAAGAAAAAGTTTGAGAGGACAAAACCCCACGTGAACATCGGAACGATCGGACATATCGATCACGGGAAGACGACCCTGACGTCTGCCATCACGAGGTGTCTTGCCA